AGCCGCAAAGAAATGCTTCTATCTTCAACGGAATTGCTTTCTAAATCAGTATCCATAAAATAAATGGGGAGGATATGACCATTAAGGCCGGTATAATCCAACCTATATACTTCTATTTGTACATCTCTGCCTTGTAGATGGAGGGGAAAAGTGAAATCTAATTTTTTCAATAAAGGTTCGGGATCAAATTTGGGATAGGTTTCAGTTTGGTGCCCTTCCTCATCAACACGCTGTTTGAAATATCCTTCCTTATATAATAAGGTAATGGCACATAAAGGCAACCCTTCGTCAGCCGCCGCTTTAATATGATCACCTGCTAATATACCCAATCCGCCACCGTATGTTGGTAGACTGGAACTAATACCAATTTCAGCACTAAAATAGGCAATCTTGTAGTCGGAAGTCGTCATTTAGTTCATTCTTTCGCTCTGTTGAGTCAGATTACACATGCGTTCAATTGCTCCGTCAGACAGCAAATTGCGTTTGAACCGCCATATCCAGTTTCCCTCAACTGTACCGGGAATGTTCATGCGGGCTTCTGAATCGAGACCAAGAATATCCTGAAGCGGAATAATAGACGTATGCGCATTGGATTGTAGTGCCATCTGAATCATATCCCAGTTTATTTCTGACTCATCGTTGCCGAGATAGCTCAAAACTGTGGCACGCTCTTCTCTGATCTCAGCTAATGTTCGTGTAACTGCATTGCCCGGTTCGGCATGAAACCACCCCCGTGTTGTGTCATTATCATGGGTGCCGGTGTAGACGACACAATTCCGCGGATATTGATGCGGCAAGCAGCCGTCTCTCAGCTCGTGGGGATCAAAGGCAAACTGAAGTATTTTCATGCCTGGCAGGTGATATTTTTCCCTCAATACGGTAGCATCCTTCGCCGCTTCGCCCAGATCTTCGGCAATGATCGGTTTCTTGCCCAGTTCACGAAACAGGGTATCAAATATTTTTTCTCCCGGACCTGTCACCCACTTGCCATTCTGTGCTGATTTACTTTCAATGGGTACTTCCCAGTATTTCACGAAACCGTTGAAATGATCAATGCGTACGATATCCACCATATCATACAACTTCTGCAGACGGTTCGTCCACCAGCGGTACCCTGATTTATCGTGCGCATCCCAACTGTAGATAGGATTGCCCCACAACTGACCTGTTGCACAAAAATAATCGGGCGGACAACCCGATTGTACGATCATAATACCATCTTCATCAAGCTGGAAAAGCTCCTGATTCACCCACACATCAGCACTGTCATGGGAAACATAGATTGGGATATCACCCACAATCCTTATCCCCTGACTATGCGCATACGCTCTCAGGCGATTCCATTGATCATCAAAGAGATACTGTACAATTTTCTGCCGTTGAATCGATTCTTTATACTCAAGGCGGGCTGATTTCATCGCTCCGTCTTTACAATGAGCGTACTCCGGATCCCAATCCGTCCAGACTGCCCCATCATGGGCATCCTTAAGAGCCGTAAACAGGGCATAGTCTTCAAGCCAATAAGCGTTCTTTTTACAGAATAAATTATAGGCTGATTTTTGTTTCTTTGTTGCACGTTTGTCGAACATTTCACAGACAGTATCGAGAACAGCACTTCTGGCAGGAACAACAGAATCGAAATCTACCCGATCATCAGTGAAGTTTGGCAATGCTTCGAGTTCACTATCTTCCAGGAGCTTGTCATCAACCAGCAGATTAAAACTGATCAGCAGCGGATTATTAGCGAAAGCTGAAATCGTCGTATAGGGTGATTTGTGATTACCTGTATCAATAACAGGGAGAATCTGCCACAGGCTCTGCCCCATTTCCTGCAAGAGATCAATAAAAGCATAAGCATGAGGACCAATTTCACCGATCCCGTAGGGTCCGGGGAGAGACGTGATGTGCAGAAGCACACCACTTCGTCTGGGGAATTCGGTCAAAATATTTGCCTCACTCTTAGTCAACGGCGTGAATGAATTGAACAGACTTCACTATTTGACAGGGAAATTATACCTACTTCGCCAAGCGGACTCTCTACGCCTTGCTTAGAAGATCATCCAGATGGAGATCAGCTCGACGCATCATCCTTTGAACAGTAGGATTAACGTCGAT
This is a stretch of genomic DNA from Candidatus Neomarinimicrobiota bacterium. It encodes these proteins:
- a CDS encoding glycogen/starch/alpha-glucan phosphorylase; amino-acid sequence: MTTSDYKIAYFSAEIGISSSLPTYGGGLGILAGDHIKAAADEGLPLCAITLLYKEGYFKQRVDEEGHQTETYPKFDPEPLLKKLDFTFPLHLQGRDVQIEVYRLDYTGLNGHILPIYFMDTDLESNSVEDRSISLRL
- the malQ gene encoding 4-alpha-glucanotransferase; amino-acid sequence: MTKSEANILTEFPRRSGVLLHITSLPGPYGIGEIGPHAYAFIDLLQEMGQSLWQILPVIDTGNHKSPYTTISAFANNPLLISFNLLVDDKLLEDSELEALPNFTDDRVDFDSVVPARSAVLDTVCEMFDKRATKKQKSAYNLFCKKNAYWLEDYALFTALKDAHDGAVWTDWDPEYAHCKDGAMKSARLEYKESIQRQKIVQYLFDDQWNRLRAYAHSQGIRIVGDIPIYVSHDSADVWVNQELFQLDEDGIMIVQSGCPPDYFCATGQLWGNPIYSWDAHDKSGYRWWTNRLQKLYDMVDIVRIDHFNGFVKYWEVPIESKSAQNGKWVTGPGEKIFDTLFRELGKKPIIAEDLGEAAKDATVLREKYHLPGMKILQFAFDPHELRDGCLPHQYPRNCVVYTGTHDNDTTRGWFHAEPGNAVTRTLAEIREERATVLSYLGNDESEINWDMIQMALQSNAHTSIIPLQDILGLDSEARMNIPGTVEGNWIWRFKRNLLSDGAIERMCNLTQQSERMN